A section of the Telopea speciosissima isolate NSW1024214 ecotype Mountain lineage chromosome 3, Tspe_v1, whole genome shotgun sequence genome encodes:
- the LOC122655502 gene encoding galacturonosyltransferase 8 codes for MANIAKLPDDARAIRNFVFPYRSFISAIAFISVFLFTALFLFSSSSSSITDSVDVKLGVVSSRFNRVHYVRRSVLAVKSDPLKPRVDQIRKQADDHRSLALAYASFARKLKLENSKLVRVFADLTRNYTDLMSKPSYRSLFDSDDVSIDESVLRQFEKEVKERIKVTRQVIAESKESFDNQLKIQKLKDTIFAVNEHLTKAKKQGAFSSLIAAKSIPKGLHCVTMRLMQERIENPDKYSEEGKFPPPELEDPNLYHYAIFSDNVVAASVVVNSAVKNAKEPWKHVFHVVTDKMNLGAMQVMFKMRDYNGAHIEVKAIEDYKFLNSSYVPVLRQLESANLQRFYFENKLENATKDTTNMKFRNPKYLSMLNHVRFYLPEMYPKLHRILFLDDDVVVQRDLTGLWAIDMDGKVNGAVETCFGSFHRYAQYMNFSHPLIKEKFNPKACGWAYGMNFFDLDAWRREKCTEQYHYWQNLNENRTLWKLGTLPPGLITFYSTTKPLEKFWHVLGLGYNPSISMEEIRNAAVIHFNGNMKPWLDIAMNQFRPLWTKFVDYDNEFIQTCNFGL; via the exons atggcgaATATCGCAAAGCTTCCAGACGACGCTCGAGCGATCCGAAACTTCGTATTTCCCTACAGATCCTTCATCTCTGCCATCGCTTTCATCTCGGTTTTTCTCTTCactgctctctttctcttctcttcttcttcgtcatcGATAACCGATTCAGTAGATGTCAAGCTG GGTGTGGTTTCTTCTCGTTTTAATCGCGTCCACTATGTTCGGAGATCCGTGCTTGCCGTGAAGTCAGATCCCTTGAAACCAAGAGTGGATCAGATCCGGAAGCAAGCAGACGACCACAGATCTCTAGCCCTCGCTTATGCTTCGTTTGCGCGAAAGCTCAAGCTCGAGAACTCCAAGCTTGTTAGGGTTTTTGCCGATCTAACTCGTAACTATACAGATCTGATGTCTAAACCGTCTTACCGGTCTTTGTTTGATTCCGATGATGTTTCGATTGATGAGTCTGTGCTTCGCCAGTTTGAGAAGGAGGTGAAAGAACGGATCAAGGTTACACGGCAAGTGATTGCAGAGTCTAAAGAGTCTTTCGATAATCAGCTGAAGATTCAGAAACTTAAAGACACTATTTTTGCTGTCAACGAGCATCTCACCAAGGCTAAGAAGCAGGGGGCTTTCTCTAGCTTGATTGCTGCGAAATCGATTCCCAAGGGCCTGCATTGCGTGACCATGAGATTGATGCAAGAGCGTATTGAGAATCCGGACAAGTACTCGGAGGAAGGGAAATTTCCTCCGCCGGAACTGGAGGATCCCAATCTCTACCACTACGCCATTTTCTCGGATAACGTGGTTGCTGCTTCTGTTGTGGTTAATTCGGCAGTAAAGAACGCGAAGGAACCCTGGAAGCATGTGTTCCATGTTGTGACTGATAAGATGAATCTTGGGGCAATGCAGGTAATGTTCAAGATGAGAGATTACAATGGAGCTCACATTGAGGTGAAAGCAATTGAAGATTACAAGTTCTTGAACTCTTCTTATGTTCCGGTGCTCCGTCAGCTCGAATCTGCGAATCTTCAGAGGTTTTACTTCGAGAATAAGCTCGAGAATGCCACCAAGGACACAACGAACATGAAATTCAGGAATCCCAAGTATCTATCTATGCTGAATCATGTGAGGTTCTATTTACCAGAGATGTATCCCAAGTTGCACAGGATCTTATTTTTGGATGACGACGTGGTTGTTCAGAGAGATCTTACAGGGTTGTGGGCGATTGACATGGATGGAAAGGTCAACGGGGCTGTTGAAACATGTTTCGGGTCATTCCACCGGTATGCTCAGTACATGAATTTCTCACATCCTTTGATCAAAGAGAAATTTAATCCCAAAGCGTGTGGATGGGCCTATGGTATGAACTTCTTCGATCTAGATGCGTGGAGAAGGGAAAAGTGTACGGAACAGTATCATTACTGGCAGAATCTG AATGAGAATCGAACATTGTGGAAATTGGGGACCCTGCCCCCAGGCCTGATCACATTTTATTCGACAACCAAGCCTCTGGAAAAATTTTGGCATGTTCTTGGACTTGGGTATAATCCAAGCATCAGCATGGAGGAGATCAGGAATGCTGCTGTCATACACTTCAATGGGAACATGAAACCATGGCTTGATATTGCCATGAACCAGTTCCGCCCCCTATGGACAAAATTTGTGGACTATGACAATGAATTTATCCAGACTTGCAATTTTGGTCTCTAG